From Clostridiales bacterium, the proteins below share one genomic window:
- a CDS encoding amino acid-binding protein, with product MKVRQLSVFIENKAGRVSEVTALLGSADINIRGFAVSDTADYGILRLVVDKPDEAATLLKQAGFTVKASDVICIDLPDQPGGLAGVLKIVADAGVNIEYVYSLVATYVVLNVADVERAMRLLSDKPVRLVGQEEISGS from the coding sequence GTGAAGGTGCGTCAGCTATCGGTCTTCATAGAGAACAAGGCTGGTCGTGTCAGTGAGGTCACCGCGTTGCTCGGCTCGGCAGATATCAACATTCGTGGATTTGCGGTATCAGACACCGCGGACTATGGAATACTGCGTCTCGTGGTAGACAAGCCCGACGAGGCCGCCACGCTTCTGAAGCAAGCCGGATTCACCGTCAAAGCGAGCGATGTCATCTGCATCGACCTGCCGGATCAGCCAGGTGGCCTGGCGGGCGTGCTGAAGATCGTGGCAGACGCGGGCGTCAACATCGAGTATGTCTACTCGCTCGTTGCGACATACGTAGTTCTCAACGTCGCCGATGTAGAGCGGGCGATGCGGCTCCTTTCTGACAAGCCCGTGCGGCTCGTCGGGCAAGAGGAGATATCGGGGTCCTGA